One genomic segment of candidate division KSB1 bacterium includes these proteins:
- a CDS encoding deoxyribodipyrimidine photolyase, whose protein sequence is MSVPDLRVSACNTAPPNPHADYVLYWMIANRRTQWNFSLQRAVDYVVQWHKPLLVLEALRCDYPWASERFHRFVIEGMHENAGRLGRTPAFYYPYVEPEPGAGKGLLAALAARACVVVTDDFPAFMLPRMIAAAARQVPVRMEKVDSNGLWPMRATDQVFPTAYAFRRFLQKHLHAHLLALPLADPLQGLKLPRLGALPGEILQRWPPAEVTRLLENPAALAKLPIDHRVAAVPTRGGSTAGREKLQTFLERRLARYAEERNQPEQEVTSGLSPYLHFGHLSVHEVFTELMQREQWSPALLPPRGNGAKAGWWGVRPAAEAFLDELITWRELGYNFCCLREDYDQYESLPAWARASLDRHARDRRSYIYSLAQFEQAATHDPLWNAAQRQLVTEGRIHNYLRMLWGKKILEWSRDPREALAIMIELNNKYALDGRNPNSYSGIFWVLGRYDRPWGPERPIFGVIRYMSSENTTRKVRVREYIQRYTGNPPALFE, encoded by the coding sequence ATGTCTGTTCCCGATCTCCGCGTCTCGGCCTGCAACACGGCCCCGCCCAATCCCCATGCTGATTACGTGCTGTATTGGATGATTGCCAACCGCCGCACGCAATGGAATTTCAGCCTGCAGCGCGCGGTCGATTATGTGGTGCAGTGGCACAAGCCGCTGCTCGTGCTGGAAGCCCTGCGCTGTGACTATCCCTGGGCCAGTGAGCGGTTTCATCGCTTCGTGATTGAAGGCATGCACGAAAATGCCGGCCGCCTGGGCCGGACCCCGGCATTTTACTATCCCTATGTGGAACCCGAGCCGGGTGCCGGCAAAGGTTTGCTGGCAGCACTGGCGGCGCGCGCCTGCGTGGTAGTTACCGATGATTTTCCCGCCTTCATGCTGCCGCGTATGATCGCCGCCGCCGCCCGGCAGGTGCCCGTGCGGATGGAGAAAGTCGATTCCAACGGCCTGTGGCCGATGCGCGCCACTGATCAGGTTTTCCCAACGGCCTATGCCTTTCGTCGTTTCCTGCAAAAGCATTTGCATGCCCATTTGCTTGCCCTGCCGCTGGCGGATCCTTTGCAAGGCCTGAAACTGCCGAGACTCGGCGCTCTGCCCGGGGAAATTTTGCAGCGCTGGCCACCCGCCGAAGTGACACGGCTCCTCGAGAATCCTGCCGCCCTGGCAAAATTGCCAATCGATCATCGTGTCGCCGCCGTGCCCACCCGCGGTGGCAGCACGGCAGGCCGCGAGAAGCTGCAGACATTTCTCGAACGGCGGCTGGCGCGCTATGCGGAGGAACGCAATCAACCGGAGCAGGAGGTGACCAGCGGCCTGTCCCCGTATTTGCATTTTGGCCATCTCAGCGTGCATGAGGTCTTCACGGAACTGATGCAACGCGAGCAATGGTCGCCGGCGCTCTTGCCGCCCCGCGGCAACGGGGCCAAGGCCGGCTGGTGGGGGGTGCGGCCGGCCGCCGAGGCTTTTCTCGATGAATTGATCACCTGGCGCGAACTGGGATACAACTTTTGCTGCCTGCGCGAAGACTACGATCAATATGAATCCCTGCCGGCATGGGCGCGGGCCTCGCTCGACCGGCACGCCCGCGACCGGCGCAGTTATATTTACTCTCTTGCCCAATTTGAACAGGCCGCGACTCATGATCCGCTGTGGAATGCGGCACAGCGGCAGCTCGTCACCGAGGGCCGCATTCACAACTATCTGCGCATGCTCTGGGGCAAAAAGATCCTGGAGTGGAGCCGCGATCCGCGGGAGGCGCTGGCGATCATGATCGAGTTGAACAACAAATATGCCTTGGACGGCCGCAATCCCAATTCTTATTCCGGCATCTTCTGGGTGTTGGGCCGCTATGACCGGCCGTGGGGCCCGGAACGGCCGATCTTTGGTGTCATTCGTTACATGAGTTCCGAAAACACCACCCGCAAAGTGCGTGTGCGTGAGTATATCCAGCGGTATACCGGCAACCCGCCCGCGCTGTTCGAGTGA
- a CDS encoding DUF1232 domain-containing protein, protein MPLSKKVFITPSFWKLVWHLPKLLRPVLRLMRDRRVPLPGKLAVVAACAYVVSPVDLLPDFVLPPLGLSDDFAILLAALRFLFKLTPPQVLQEHLGELDLHAIS, encoded by the coding sequence ATGCCCCTCTCCAAAAAGGTTTTCATCACGCCTTCGTTTTGGAAGCTGGTTTGGCACCTGCCCAAATTGCTCCGCCCGGTGCTGCGCCTCATGCGTGACCGGCGCGTGCCGCTGCCCGGCAAGCTTGCCGTCGTGGCGGCGTGCGCCTATGTGGTTTCCCCGGTCGATTTGCTGCCTGATTTCGTGCTGCCACCTTTGGGCCTGAGCGATGATTTCGCCATCCTGCTGGCAGCCCTCCGCTTTCTGTTCAAACTGACTCCACCCCAGGTTCTTCAGGAGCATCTTGGTGAGCTCGATTTGCACGCGATCAGCTAA
- a CDS encoding N-acetylmuramoyl-L-alanine amidase — MLISLWHVAEAPAQTLRLEVVYPREELTITARDSTFVFGNYQPPSAKIRINGVPARQYPNQTYMAMVPVKPGKFVFRAVAIDTLPASGSVDSAVVERRVYIPAYLATSPAAPLQFDTSYVYPKVDLAMRAGEVLGVAVKASPRCRATFSIAGVAQDLPMAEQRPRRQFDWGEAVFGRARPPNTPEVMGIYTGVYTLRDSDSLHNASIHFQLSNDQGDTITLTAPGRLSLWSDAIPEVASLTEELTIGRTGPGNGYLLFLPQEVKLRLTGREGGFYRARLTDDESVWVPVANCQLLPAGTLPPRTTVQVARTQSFADRTRVTIFMEERLPFRIEQRTQPQRLEVILFGATADTDWIRHDYGDPLIGEIRWSQDQDEKYRLSIALNQKQQWGYAVGYDGTNLVLDIKKTPKLAPPPHSPLHGLWICVDPGHGPDLGAIGPTGFCEKDATFLLAEELRAQLERRGARVILTRTVAEEGMTLAARRKFADVSNADLFISLHYNALPDGVNPFLNRGSSAFYYHPQSYELANKILRMLLQKLKLPNFGLFYDNLAVCRVTNMPAVLIEPAFLMHPEEEKLILSPRFREQTAAAIVAGMEAFVRAARE; from the coding sequence GTGTTGATTTCGCTGTGGCATGTCGCGGAGGCGCCGGCGCAGACGCTGCGGCTCGAGGTGGTTTATCCCCGGGAGGAGCTGACCATCACCGCGCGGGATTCGACGTTTGTGTTCGGCAACTATCAGCCGCCCTCGGCGAAAATCCGGATCAATGGCGTGCCCGCCAGGCAATACCCCAATCAAACCTACATGGCCATGGTGCCGGTCAAACCCGGCAAATTCGTGTTTCGTGCCGTGGCGATTGACACCCTGCCGGCAAGCGGCAGCGTTGATTCGGCTGTGGTCGAACGGCGGGTTTACATTCCTGCTTATCTCGCGACCTCGCCGGCGGCGCCTCTGCAGTTTGACACCAGCTATGTTTATCCCAAAGTCGATCTCGCCATGCGAGCCGGTGAGGTGCTGGGTGTGGCGGTGAAAGCTTCGCCCCGCTGCCGCGCAACCTTCTCCATCGCCGGCGTGGCGCAAGACCTGCCCATGGCGGAACAACGGCCGCGCCGGCAATTTGACTGGGGTGAGGCGGTGTTTGGCCGTGCCCGGCCGCCCAACACACCCGAGGTGATGGGCATCTACACCGGCGTTTACACCTTGCGTGACAGTGATTCCCTGCACAACGCGAGCATTCACTTCCAACTCAGCAACGATCAGGGCGATACGATCACCCTGACGGCGCCCGGGCGCCTGAGCCTGTGGTCCGACGCCATCCCAGAGGTGGCCAGCCTGACCGAAGAATTGACCATCGGCCGCACCGGACCGGGCAATGGCTACCTGCTTTTCCTGCCGCAGGAGGTTAAATTGCGTCTCACCGGCAGGGAGGGCGGATTTTATCGCGCGCGCCTCACTGACGACGAGTCGGTTTGGGTTCCGGTGGCCAATTGCCAGCTCCTGCCCGCCGGCACGCTGCCGCCGCGCACCACCGTGCAGGTTGCCCGCACGCAGAGTTTTGCCGACCGCACACGCGTCACTATTTTCATGGAGGAACGCCTGCCTTTTCGCATCGAACAGCGCACCCAGCCACAGCGCCTGGAGGTGATTTTGTTCGGTGCCACGGCCGATACCGACTGGATCCGCCATGATTACGGTGATCCCCTGATCGGTGAAATTCGCTGGTCGCAGGATCAGGACGAGAAATACCGGCTCAGCATCGCGCTCAATCAAAAGCAACAATGGGGTTATGCCGTCGGCTATGACGGCACGAATCTCGTGCTCGACATCAAAAAGACCCCGAAACTTGCGCCGCCGCCCCACAGCCCGCTGCACGGTTTGTGGATTTGTGTGGATCCCGGCCACGGCCCGGATTTGGGCGCGATCGGCCCCACCGGGTTTTGCGAGAAGGATGCCACCTTCCTGCTGGCGGAGGAACTGCGGGCGCAACTCGAGCGCCGCGGGGCCAGGGTGATCCTGACGCGCACCGTTGCCGAAGAGGGCATGACGCTGGCGGCGCGGCGCAAGTTCGCCGACGTCAGCAATGCCGATTTGTTCATCAGCCTGCATTACAACGCCCTGCCCGACGGCGTGAATCCGTTTCTCAATCGCGGCTCCAGCGCGTTTTATTATCATCCGCAAAGTTACGAGCTGGCAAATAAAATTTTGCGCATGTTGCTTCAGAAGCTAAAACTTCCTAATTTTGGCCTGTTTTACGACAATCTCGCGGTGTGCCGCGTCACCAACATGCCGGCCGTGCTGATCGAGCCGGCGTTTCTCATGCACCCGGAGGAGGAGAAACTGATTCTGTCGCCGCGCTTTCGTGAGCAAACCGCGGCGGCCATCGTCGCCGGCATGGAAGCCTTCGTGCGGGCTGCGCGTGAATGA
- a CDS encoding NUDIX hydrolase, producing the protein MYLDYAYCPKCAGHLEKRALDGRERQLCSRCGFILYHNPIPAVAVIVQQDDEVLLVQRAVAPRAGDWCLPAGFMEWEEGPEQTAQREAREETNLDIRVQQLYGVFPASDYPANRIVLIVYRAAIVGGELRPGDDARDARFFKLTELPENVAFRVHRQILAALQEERFASLPKQDP; encoded by the coding sequence ATGTATTTGGACTATGCTTATTGCCCGAAATGTGCGGGCCATCTCGAAAAGCGCGCGCTCGATGGCCGTGAGCGCCAGCTATGCTCCCGCTGCGGGTTCATCTTGTACCACAATCCCATTCCCGCCGTTGCCGTGATCGTGCAGCAGGATGATGAGGTTCTGTTGGTGCAACGCGCCGTCGCGCCGCGCGCCGGTGATTGGTGTCTGCCGGCGGGCTTCATGGAGTGGGAGGAGGGGCCGGAGCAGACAGCGCAGCGGGAAGCGCGGGAGGAAACCAATCTCGACATCCGGGTACAGCAGCTTTACGGTGTTTTCCCGGCCAGCGACTATCCCGCCAATCGCATCGTCCTGATCGTCTATCGTGCGGCGATCGTGGGTGGCGAGCTGCGGCCCGGTGATGACGCGCGCGACGCGCGTTTTTTCAAACTGACGGAATTGCCCGAAAATGTGGCCTTCCGTGTGCATCGTCAGATTCTGGCAGCGCTCCAGGAAGAGCGGTTTGCGTCTCTGCCCAAGCAGGATCCGTGA
- a CDS encoding histone deacetylase, which translates to MTGFYYHPDFLLHDTGGGHPERPARLTAIMQHLEATGLLSRLHRQQPEPAPLAAIATVHPAGYVAWVQQSCGPRLHLLDSDTVVSQHSFHAAQLAVGAALEAVAQVSAGRLHNAFCAVRPPGHHAETSTAMGFCLFNNVATAADWLIRNRRAEKILIIDWDVHHGNGTQEIFYERGDVYFLSFHEWPLYPGTGREDETGAGAGRGCTRNVTIAPYTPEADYLERFFAVVPEVYEHFKPDFVLLSAGFDAHHQDPLAHLRLTESGFGRMTGLVLELAQTYAAGRVVSLLEGGYDRNGLAHSVAAHLEKMLAAAR; encoded by the coding sequence ATGACGGGTTTCTACTATCATCCGGATTTTCTGCTGCACGACACCGGTGGCGGCCATCCGGAGCGGCCGGCGCGTCTGACTGCGATCATGCAACATCTGGAGGCCACCGGCCTGCTCAGCCGGCTGCACCGCCAACAGCCGGAACCCGCGCCGCTGGCCGCAATCGCGACGGTGCATCCAGCCGGCTACGTGGCGTGGGTGCAACAGAGCTGCGGGCCACGGCTGCACCTGCTCGATTCCGACACTGTGGTCTCGCAGCATTCCTTCCATGCGGCACAACTGGCGGTCGGTGCCGCCCTCGAGGCCGTCGCGCAAGTCAGCGCGGGCAGGCTGCACAATGCCTTCTGTGCAGTGCGGCCGCCGGGCCATCATGCCGAAACGAGCACGGCGATGGGTTTTTGCCTGTTCAACAACGTGGCCACTGCCGCGGATTGGCTGATTCGAAACCGGCGCGCCGAAAAAATCCTGATCATCGATTGGGACGTGCATCACGGCAACGGCACCCAGGAAATTTTCTATGAACGCGGTGATGTTTACTTTTTGAGCTTTCATGAGTGGCCGCTTTATCCCGGTACCGGCCGGGAGGATGAAACCGGCGCGGGCGCCGGCCGCGGCTGCACCCGCAACGTTACCATAGCGCCTTACACCCCCGAGGCCGACTATCTCGAACGCTTTTTTGCCGTGGTGCCGGAAGTGTACGAGCATTTCAAACCCGATTTTGTGCTGCTTTCCGCCGGTTTCGATGCCCATCACCAGGACCCGCTGGCACATCTCCGCTTGACGGAAAGCGGTTTCGGCCGCATGACCGGGCTGGTGCTGGAGCTGGCGCAAACTTATGCCGCCGGCCGCGTTGTTTCCCTGCTGGAGGGCGGCTATGATCGCAACGGGCTGGCGCATTCCGTGGCTGCGCATCTGGAGAAAATGCTGGCAGCGGCGCGTTGA
- a CDS encoding protein-L-isoaspartate(D-aspartate) O-methyltransferase, which produces MSSKGWQDQCASDDSFLPLRRRMVTQQLERRGIRDARVLEAMRSVPRHLFVPERYHALAYDDSPIAIGFGQTVSQPYIVAYMLEALKLIGIEKVLEIGTGSGYEAALLSHLCEEVYSVEIIPELAARAAKTLAELNYTNVHVRCTDGYKGWPEAAPFDRIILSAAPTHVPERLVEQLAPGGIMILPLGDLDQHLVHLTKTAAGNIERTQSLPVKFVPMTGLSAAMN; this is translated from the coding sequence ATGAGCAGCAAGGGCTGGCAAGACCAATGCGCGAGCGATGATTCCTTCCTGCCGCTGCGGCGGCGCATGGTGACGCAGCAGCTCGAACGTCGTGGCATCCGTGATGCGCGTGTACTCGAAGCCATGCGCAGTGTGCCCCGTCATCTCTTCGTGCCGGAGCGCTACCACGCCCTGGCATATGATGACAGCCCGATCGCGATCGGCTTCGGCCAGACCGTCTCCCAGCCTTACATCGTCGCCTATATGCTGGAAGCGCTGAAGCTGATCGGCATCGAAAAAGTGCTGGAGATTGGCACCGGTTCGGGTTATGAAGCCGCGCTGCTGTCACACTTGTGCGAGGAAGTATATTCCGTCGAAATCATACCGGAGCTGGCGGCGCGTGCCGCCAAAACGCTGGCGGAACTCAACTACACCAACGTGCATGTGCGGTGCACCGATGGCTACAAGGGCTGGCCGGAGGCGGCGCCCTTCGACCGCATCATTCTCTCCGCCGCGCCCACGCACGTCCCCGAACGGCTGGTGGAACAACTCGCGCCCGGCGGCATCATGATTCTGCCGCTGGGTGATCTCGATCAACATCTCGTGCATTTGACCAAAACTGCCGCGGGCAACATCGAGCGCACACAATCCCTGCCGGTGAAATTCGTGCCGATGACCGGGCTTTCCGCGGCCATGAATTGA
- the rpiB gene encoding ribose 5-phosphate isomerase B — MLVIIGSDHAGYQLKEQIKTLLRELGYHHEDVGTFSEAPVDYPDIAELVAQKVAARPERRGIIIDGAGIGSAIAANKVPGARAAACFDLYTTRNSREHNNTNVLCLGSRNLGIDIAKEIVKVWLATGFGGGRHLRRIEKITSLEQKYGRTA, encoded by the coding sequence CTGCTGGTCATCATTGGCTCGGATCATGCCGGCTATCAACTCAAAGAGCAAATCAAAACGCTGTTGCGCGAACTGGGGTACCACCACGAGGATGTGGGCACCTTCAGCGAAGCGCCGGTTGACTATCCCGACATCGCCGAACTGGTGGCGCAAAAAGTGGCGGCCAGACCGGAGCGGCGTGGCATCATCATTGACGGCGCCGGCATCGGCTCGGCCATCGCGGCCAACAAAGTACCCGGCGCGCGTGCCGCCGCCTGCTTTGATCTTTACACCACCCGCAACAGCCGCGAGCACAACAACACCAACGTCTTGTGTCTGGGCAGCCGCAATCTCGGAATTGACATTGCCAAAGAGATCGTCAAAGTCTGGCTGGCCACCGGTTTCGGTGGCGGCCGCCATCTGCGCCGGATCGAAAAGATAACCAGCCTGGAGCAGAAATACGGCCGCACGGCCTGA
- a CDS encoding PspC domain-containing protein, which produces MNQPFQTPQPSAPPAGGPRRLYRSLSDRRIAGLCGGIAEYLGIDTLLVRILFLLTGILGFGVVLYILGWIIIPDNPAGLTVTPRPPSANARYFWGMVLILLGVVFLAEANDWDWLVPWRWRLYWPDWLSWGVMFSVLLIGLGLLMIYRSFTTPPAISATTTFPAFQTASSGGPVMNSKRLTRSVKERMVGGVCGGLAEYFNIDPSLVRILWVIMTFVSGFFFGIVIYIIMMVVVPEQRLDSSESSATRSPG; this is translated from the coding sequence ATGAATCAACCATTCCAAACCCCGCAGCCCTCCGCGCCACCTGCGGGCGGACCTCGCCGCCTGTATCGTTCGCTGAGCGACCGCCGCATTGCCGGTTTGTGCGGTGGCATTGCAGAATACCTTGGCATCGATACCCTGCTGGTGCGCATCCTCTTTTTGCTCACCGGCATCCTGGGTTTCGGCGTGGTGCTCTACATCCTGGGCTGGATCATCATCCCCGACAACCCCGCCGGCCTGACCGTGACCCCGCGTCCGCCCTCGGCCAATGCCCGCTACTTCTGGGGAATGGTTCTCATCCTGTTGGGGGTGGTGTTCCTGGCGGAAGCCAATGACTGGGACTGGCTGGTGCCCTGGCGCTGGCGTCTTTACTGGCCGGACTGGTTGAGTTGGGGGGTGATGTTCTCTGTGTTGCTGATCGGGTTGGGACTGCTGATGATTTACCGCAGCTTCACCACCCCCCCGGCAATCTCTGCGACCACAACTTTTCCCGCGTTTCAGACTGCGTCTTCAGGAGGGCCTGTGATGAATTCCAAACGATTGACCCGTTCCGTCAAGGAACGCATGGTGGGAGGGGTGTGCGGCGGTTTAGCCGAGTATTTCAATATTGATCCCTCATTGGTGCGCATCCTGTGGGTCATCATGACTTTTGTCAGCGGCTTCTTTTTCGGCATCGTGATCTACATCATCATGATGGTGGTCGTGCCCGAGCAACGGCTGGATTCGAGCGAGTCCAGTGCGACCAGGAGTCCGGGCTGA
- a CDS encoding DUF5668 domain-containing protein, with protein sequence MAAPRRSFLPGIILILIGLFLLGDRLNLPWPGFDVIYPVLFIIFGLAGAARIRLGDQSRQGVFSAFFWLTLGLFFLLRNLDYIPYRPWPWEIVVTAIGMGFLGRFLFRPSEWGTLVPAAAFLFLGGGALLDYYEVVYFPFCNLQRYWPVLLIAIGVGLVINGVRKAA encoded by the coding sequence ATGGCAGCGCCGCGTCGTTCATTTTTGCCCGGCATTATTCTGATTCTGATCGGCTTGTTTCTCCTGGGCGATCGCCTCAATCTGCCCTGGCCCGGTTTTGATGTCATCTATCCGGTTCTGTTCATCATCTTCGGTCTGGCGGGCGCAGCCCGCATACGCCTCGGCGATCAAAGCCGGCAGGGCGTTTTCAGCGCTTTCTTCTGGTTGACGCTGGGTCTCTTTTTCCTGCTGCGCAATCTCGATTACATTCCCTATCGTCCCTGGCCCTGGGAGATCGTCGTGACGGCCATCGGCATGGGTTTCCTGGGCAGGTTCCTGTTCCGGCCCAGTGAGTGGGGCACGCTGGTGCCTGCTGCCGCGTTCCTCTTTTTGGGCGGCGGCGCTCTGCTGGATTATTATGAAGTGGTATATTTCCCCTTCTGTAATCTGCAACGCTACTGGCCGGTTCTCCTGATTGCCATCGGTGTTGGCCTGGTCATCAACGGTGTGCGCAAGGCGGCGTAA
- a CDS encoding thiamine pyrophosphate-dependent enzyme, whose translation MAASKPGRKAKRTSSRFTPEEVLQDYRLACLSRQVSLISRKEVMGGKAKFGIFGDGKEVAQLAMARVFQKGDFRAGYYRDQTFMFATGMCSLREYFAQLYAHADVEAEPNSAGRAMNAHFATRSLESDGRWKNLMAMPNSSADVSPTGAQMPRLVGLAQASRLYRELQELKQFSTFSHNGNEIAFGTIGNATCAEGIFWESLNAIGVLQVPAIISIWDDEYGISVPNKHQITKANLSELLQGFQRRRGTRNGFDLYSVRGWDYPGLREVYARATAIVRREHVPAIIHVTELTQPQGHSTSGSHERYKSRERLAWEQEFDCLRKMREWMLQERLASAEQLDRLEAECQRLVVAARDEAWQAYLAPILAEQKTVADMIEALAQQSPQAEKLRRCRAALLANPQPLRRDLMTTAAEVLLLTRGEDVPARARLAHWRRSFDQATQERYSSHLYNPTASSALQVREIKPVYPAKPVLVNGFEILNACFDAALARDPRVLAFGEDVGRLGDVNQGFRGLQEKYGEWRVADTGIRECTIIGQAIGLAMRGLRPIAEIQYLDYLLYALQILSDDLATLLWRTKGGQKAPVIVRTRGHRLEGIWHSGSLMAGIIHLVRGLHVLVPRNMTQAAGFYNTLLQADDPAILVEVLNGYRLKEMLPENIGEFTLPLGVPEILRAGSDLTIVTYGACCRLVLEAAERLHAVNVEAEVIDVRSLLPFDLPGMIGASLQKTNRILFVDEDVPGGTTAYMLQEVLERQGGYRWLDSPPRTLPGQPHRPAYGSDGDYWSKPNVETIFAAAYALMHEADPRRYPAIF comes from the coding sequence ATGGCAGCCAGCAAACCGGGCCGGAAAGCCAAACGCACCTCTTCCCGTTTCACCCCCGAAGAAGTTCTGCAGGACTATCGCCTCGCCTGTCTGAGCCGGCAGGTCAGTCTGATCAGCCGGAAGGAAGTGATGGGAGGCAAGGCCAAGTTCGGCATTTTCGGCGATGGCAAGGAAGTGGCGCAACTGGCGATGGCCAGAGTTTTCCAGAAGGGTGACTTTCGCGCGGGCTACTACCGCGACCAGACTTTCATGTTTGCCACCGGCATGTGCAGCCTGCGCGAGTATTTCGCCCAGCTTTATGCGCATGCCGATGTTGAGGCGGAGCCGAACAGTGCCGGCCGCGCCATGAACGCCCACTTCGCCACCCGCAGCCTGGAGAGCGACGGTCGCTGGAAAAATTTGATGGCGATGCCCAACTCCTCCGCCGATGTCTCGCCCACCGGCGCGCAAATGCCGCGGCTCGTGGGCCTCGCCCAGGCCTCCCGGCTCTATCGCGAACTGCAAGAGCTGAAACAATTTTCGACCTTTTCCCACAACGGCAACGAAATTGCCTTCGGCACGATTGGAAACGCCACCTGCGCCGAGGGCATTTTTTGGGAATCGCTCAACGCCATTGGCGTGTTGCAGGTGCCGGCGATCATCTCGATTTGGGATGATGAATACGGCATTTCCGTGCCCAACAAACATCAAATCACCAAGGCCAATCTCTCGGAATTGCTGCAGGGCTTTCAGCGCCGCCGCGGCACGCGCAACGGTTTCGATTTGTACTCGGTGCGCGGCTGGGATTATCCGGGCTTGCGCGAGGTCTACGCGCGCGCCACGGCCATCGTGCGCCGTGAGCATGTGCCCGCCATCATTCATGTGACGGAATTGACCCAGCCCCAGGGCCATTCCACTTCCGGCAGCCATGAACGCTACAAATCCCGCGAACGGCTGGCCTGGGAACAGGAGTTCGACTGCCTGCGCAAGATGCGTGAGTGGATGCTGCAGGAACGCCTCGCCAGCGCGGAGCAACTGGACCGCCTGGAAGCGGAATGCCAGCGCCTGGTGGTCGCGGCGCGTGATGAGGCCTGGCAGGCTTATCTTGCGCCGATTCTGGCGGAGCAGAAGACAGTCGCCGACATGATCGAGGCCCTGGCCCAACAATCTCCGCAAGCCGAGAAGTTGCGCAGGTGCCGCGCGGCGCTTTTGGCCAATCCCCAGCCGCTGCGTCGCGACTTGATGACAACAGCCGCCGAGGTGCTGCTGCTCACCCGCGGAGAGGACGTCCCGGCACGCGCCCGGCTCGCGCACTGGCGGCGCAGCTTCGACCAGGCCACGCAGGAACGCTACAGCTCTCATCTCTACAACCCCACCGCCAGCTCCGCGCTGCAGGTGCGGGAAATCAAACCCGTCTATCCGGCCAAGCCGGTGCTGGTGAATGGTTTCGAGATTTTGAATGCCTGTTTCGATGCGGCGCTGGCGCGTGATCCGCGGGTGCTGGCCTTCGGCGAAGACGTCGGCCGGCTGGGCGATGTCAATCAGGGCTTCCGCGGCTTGCAGGAAAAATACGGCGAATGGCGCGTCGCCGACACCGGCATCCGCGAGTGCACCATCATCGGCCAGGCCATTGGGCTGGCCATGCGTGGTCTGCGGCCGATTGCCGAGATTCAATATCTCGACTACCTGCTTTACGCTCTGCAAATTCTCTCCGATGATCTCGCCACTCTGCTGTGGCGGACGAAAGGCGGGCAAAAGGCACCGGTCATCGTGCGCACACGCGGCCACCGCCTGGAAGGCATCTGGCATTCCGGTTCACTGATGGCCGGTATCATTCACCTGGTGCGCGGTCTGCATGTGCTCGTGCCGCGCAACATGACGCAGGCCGCGGGATTCTACAACACCCTGCTGCAAGCCGACGATCCCGCGATTCTGGTGGAAGTGTTGAATGGCTACCGTTTGAAGGAGATGCTGCCGGAGAACATCGGGGAATTCACGCTCCCGCTCGGTGTGCCGGAGATTCTGCGGGCGGGCAGTGATCTCACCATCGTCACCTATGGCGCCTGTTGCCGGCTGGTGTTGGAAGCTGCGGAACGGCTGCACGCCGTCAATGTCGAAGCCGAGGTGATCGACGTGCGCTCGCTGCTGCCGTTCGATCTGCCCGGCATGATCGGCGCCTCGCTGCAAAAGACCAATCGCATTCTCTTCGTCGATGAAGATGTCCCGGGCGGCACCACCGCCTACATGCTGCAGGAAGTGCTGGAACGCCAGGGTGGTTACCGCTGGCTGGATTCGCCGCCGCGCACACTGCCGGGCCAGCCGCATCGTCCCGCCTACGGCTCGGACGGTGATTACTGGTCGAAGCCCAATGTCGAAACGATTTTTGCCGCCGCGTATGCTTTGATGCACGAGGCGGATCCGCGGCGCTATCCCGCGATTTTTTGA